One region of Vespa crabro chromosome 15, iyVesCrab1.2, whole genome shotgun sequence genomic DNA includes:
- the LOC124429398 gene encoding chaoptin isoform X1, with product MVSYLLLALLIIVNIYKNEAAWRPCVELKRDLHVPCKCMVSSNYPRSIEMDCDRVIFTRDTLDSLKGQPIISISQRHCGYQSLPEELVGSGLTLRELDLSDNSIYRLMDRQLQSQNQLRVLRLANNLLGDNLNPIFSSNEFHGMEELRRLDLRKNGLRNIEEGIFKGCINLEELYLDENNMTSVPTASLKGPKGIKILSLIGNNIGSLSRGAFLTLGESLLRLDLSNNGLSHMEDGSLSGLEHLLFLNISRNDLTRFNSDVFKGAYNLLQLDLSVNYLQEFPTYALRHLTDLKFLNISNNLITEIERVHLLGLTELQVLDLSRNNIGRLGINTFSSLSSLTRLDLSLNALRTIEESSFEGLVKLKWLSLQDNNILLVPATALTRLPALAHLHVEFNRVAALSTELIRSTSSSLVTLGLTRNLVREIPGRLFYNFENLISIELSGNMLSSISQNTFAGLEDTLLNLDVSFNRLTSMTELPLKNLLSLNLAGNQLKRISPETFKHLPRLQYLNLSSNALYGGFPPIFPSSLIILDISYTGLKILPTVLMLNLESLEKVYLSGNNLQEIDEGTFQHHNNLSVIDLSNNFIERIDNGAFVGLINLYELNLRNNRLTSFIGEYFNTGTGLQILDLSNNRLSQLSPTAFVIHPRLRSLDLSYNDFVHFPSDFIKSLQFLERLDLSRNKLRNVDEFSFSQIGRLYTLNLSGNKIESVEELAFHNSTQLQILDLSNNVLETLSERTMEGLLRLEHLDLQNNKLASLPETIFDQSRIRSVESIDLSGNYFNEIPIRTLQRQSASLFSLKIARNKMTEVFTQDIVNNVKDLDLSENPLSENAIRGILGEAKILRSLNLAQTGIKILTRLETPFLKHLNLSGNDIIDIKPAILERTTMLESFDLSRNKLTDFSNLVNTFKILPTLQSLDISNNDVKAINESSFDGLSTLRSLKIADLPNCTRIEKNAFKHLGKLRSLYAYSYPKLGYFDVQGILKGMPNLETLDIEIKDSSVGNEQLSIRTHPRLRLLTLRGERLRTVLSSSLVGVRVPSLSLGLKNTSVDTIPAALFFPVPRSTVVSLDITGNKFTTLPVQLLAALDERSGFVKLTGLDSNPINCNCETKHLWRWLKGLGNRASNVICMTPDYVSGMLLNNLTEEYLTCDRTTLSRYQTTEMTPSSRSTTAEPEIIWTVQPTTQNNRNKNYNGDHTSSVTVGNVSSTDDTLIIGIVGGVVAFIAIIVIVICICRLKWSTQMNEARMTAVASSIHEASMIRPASAYSGKINHDVYVGSYNGSTLGRGNGVHGSSVPTTPVQMMPYVQPVHVMHPFAPPPQVSQPLYGYYDNPPVPMYVTCPSENKFDR from the exons ATGGT tTCATATTTGTTGTTggctttattaattatcgtcaatatttataaaaacgaGGCAGCATGGCGACCGTGCGTCGAATTAAAGAGAGATTTGCATGTACCATGCAAGTGTATGGTATCTTCAAATTATCCAAGATCTATCGAAATGGATTGCGATCGTGTTATTTTTACTCGTGACACTTTGGACAGTCTCAAGGGACAACCGATTATTTCGATCAGTCAAAGACACTGTGGCTATCAAAGCTTACCAGAAGAACTTGTTGGATCTGGTTTGACCTTGAGAGAGTTGGATCTCTCCGATAATTCCATTTACAGATTAATGGATCGCCAATTGCAATCTCAAAATCAATTACGTGTATTGAGATTAGCCAATAATCTTCTCGGTGATAATTTAAATCCTATTTTTTCGAGCAACGAATTTCATGGTATGGAAGAATTACGAAGACTTGATCTTCGAAAAAATGGACTTCGAAACATTGAGGAAGGAATTTTTAAAGGTTGTATCAATCTCGAAGAACTTTATTTAGATGAGAATAATATGACTAGTGTGCCTACTGCTTCGTTGAAAGGACCAAAAGGTATCAAGATACTCTCGcttattggaaataatattg GTTCCCTTTCAAGAGGAGCCTTTTTGACATTGGGCGAGTCTTTGTTACGTCTGGATCTCAGTAATAATGGATTATCACATATGGAGGATGGTTCACTTTCTGGATTAGAACATTtgcttttcttaaatatatctCGCAATGATCTCACAAGATTTAATAGCGATGTATTTAAAG gagcatacaatttattacaattggATCTTTCTGTGAACTACTTACAAGAATTTCCTACTTATGCTTTGAGACATTTGACGGATTTAAAgtttttgaatatttcaaataatttaattaca gaAATTGAACGTGTCCATTTGTTAGGCCTGACCGAATTACAAGTACTCGATCTAAGTCGAAATAATATTGGTCGACTTGGAATAAATACGTTCTCCAGTCTTTCCTCTCTCACTAGACTTGATTTAAGCTTGAATGCTTTGCGTacg ATAGAGGAGTCATCCTTCGAAGGattagtaaaattaaaatggtTATCGCTACAGGATAACAATATTCTATTAGTACCGGCTACAGCACTAACACGACTACCAGCATTGGCTCATCTTCACGTCGAATTCAATCGTGTAGCAGCATTATCCACAGAATTAATTCGATCTACGTCATCTAGTCTCGTTACGTTAGGATTAACGCGTAACTTGGTGCGAGAAATCCCAGGTCGATTGTTCTACAATTTCGAAAATCTCATTAGCATAGAACTTTCTGGTAACATGCTCTCTAGTATTTCACAAAATACGTTCGCCGGTTTGGAAGATACTTTATTGAATTTAGATGTTTCCTTCAATCGTTTGACCAGTATGACTGAACttcctttaaaaaatttattatctttaaatttgGCCGGTAATCAATTGAAAAGAATATCTCCCGAAACATTCAAACATTTGCCAAGATTACAATATCTTAATCTTAGCAGTAATGCTCTTTATGGAGGATTTCCACCAATATTTCCATCGTCGTTAATTATACTTGATATATCGTATACAGGCTTGAAGATTTTACCAACAGTTTTAATGTTAAATCTGGAATCTTTAGAAAAGGTTTATCTGTCTGGAAATAATTTGCAAGAGATAGACGAGGGTACTTTTCAACATCATAACAATTTATCCGTGATCgatttatctaataattttattgaacgTATTGACAATGGAGCTTTCGTCGGCCTTATCAATCTTTACGAGCTTAATCTACGTAATAACAGATTAACATCTTTCATCGGAGAATATTTCAATACTGGAACAGGCTTACAAATATTGGATTTATCGAATAATCGTCTGAGTCAATTATCACCGACTGCTTTTGTGATTCATCCTAGATTGAGAAGCCTCGATCTATCCTATAACGATTTTGTCCATTTCCCTAGCGATTTTATCAAATCTCTACAATTTTTGGAACGTTTGGATTTGTCGAGGAATAAATTAAGAAACGTCGATGAATTTTCCTTCTCACAAATCGGTCGATTATATACGTTAAATCTTtcaggaaataaaatagagtCTGTTGAAGAACTGGCTTTTCATAATTCTACACAACTTCAAATATTGGATCTATCTAATAACGTCTTGGAAACATTAAGCGAACGTACGATGGAAGGTTTATTACGTCTTGAACATCTTGATCTtcagaataataaattagcTTCGTTACCAGAAACTATATTCGATCAATCCAGAATTCGTTCAGTGGAGAGCATCGATTTATCAGGGAACTACTTCAATGAAATACCGATAAGAACTTTACAGAGACAATCGGCATCGTTGTTCAGTTTAAAGATAGCAAGAAATAAGATGACGGAAGTCTTTACACAAGATATAGTCAACAATGTAAAAGACCTTGATCTTTCAGAGAATCCACTTAGCGAAAATGCTATACGTGGTATATTAGGCGAAGCGAAGATATTAAGATCTTTGAATTTAGCCCAAACtggtataaaaatattgaccAGACTTGAGACACCATTTTTAAAACATCTAAATCTATCTGGAAACGATATAATAGACATCAAACCAGCTATTCTTGAACGTACTACTATGTTGGAAAGTTTTGATTTATCCAGAAACAAATTGACGGATTTTTCGAACTTGGTGAATACGTTTAAAATACTTCCAACTCTTCAAAGTTTGGACATATCTAACAACGACGTGAAAGCTATCAATGAGAGTAGTTTCGATGGATTATCCACGTTGCGTTCACTTAAGATCGCTGATCTTCCTAATTGTactagaatagaaaagaacgcATTCAAACACTTGGGAAAATTACGTTCGTTATATGCCTATAGTTATCCTAAATTAGGTTATTTCGACGTGCAAGGAATATTGAAAGGGATGCCAAACTTAGAAACCTTagatattgaaatcaaagattcgTCTGTGGGAAACGAGCAACTTTCTATAAGAACGCATCCTCGTTTGAGACTATTAACTTTACGAGGAGAGAGATTACGTACCGTACTTTCGAGTTCGTTGGTGGGTGTACGTGTACCTTCATTGTCCCTTGGTCTGAAAAATACATCCGTTGACACGATACCAGCAGCTCTTTTTTTCCCGGTACCACGTTCTACAGTAGTCTCATTGGATATAACTGGAAATAAATTCACTACTTTGCCCGTGCAATTGTTGGCTGCTCTCGATGAAAGAAGTGGTTTTGTAAAACTTACTGGTTTGGATAGTAATCCTATTAATTGTAACTGTGAAACGAAACATCTTTGGAGATGGTTAAAAGGATTAGGCAATAGAGCATCTAATGTTATTTGTATGACTCCTGATTATGTATCAGGAATGTTATTGAATAATCTTACCGAGGAATATCTTACTTGTGATCGGACGACCCTTAGCAGATATCAAACAACAGAAATGACACCTTCCTCGAGATCAACAACGGCTGAACCTGAAATTATATGGACTGTACAACCAACAACtcagaataatagaaataaaaattacaatggaGATCATACCAGCAGTGTTACCGTTGGAAATGTGTCGAGTACAGACGATACTTTAATAATTGGCATAGTTGGTGGTGTCGTCGCTTTTATAGCCATCATCGTTATAGTCATATGTATCTGTCGGCTCAAATGGAGCACCCAAATGAACGAAGCTAGAATGACGGCAGTGGCATCTAGCATTCATGAAGCTTCAATGATAAGACCTGCGAGTGCTTACTCGGGTAAGATCAATCACGATGTTTACGTGGGATCTTATAACGGATCAACGTTAGGTCGTGGTAACGGTGTTCATGGTTCTTCGGTACCTACTACACCGGTACAAATGATGCCCTATGTTCAACCAGTTCATGTTATGCATCCATTTGCACCACCCCCACAGGTATCTCAACCGTTATATGGTTATTACGATAATCCACCGGTACCGATGTATGTCACGTGTCCGTCTGAAAATAAGTttgatagataa
- the LOC124429398 gene encoding chaoptin isoform X2 yields the protein MVSSNYPRSIEMDCDRVIFTRDTLDSLKGQPIISISQRHCGYQSLPEELVGSGLTLRELDLSDNSIYRLMDRQLQSQNQLRVLRLANNLLGDNLNPIFSSNEFHGMEELRRLDLRKNGLRNIEEGIFKGCINLEELYLDENNMTSVPTASLKGPKGIKILSLIGNNIGSLSRGAFLTLGESLLRLDLSNNGLSHMEDGSLSGLEHLLFLNISRNDLTRFNSDVFKGAYNLLQLDLSVNYLQEFPTYALRHLTDLKFLNISNNLITEIERVHLLGLTELQVLDLSRNNIGRLGINTFSSLSSLTRLDLSLNALRTIEESSFEGLVKLKWLSLQDNNILLVPATALTRLPALAHLHVEFNRVAALSTELIRSTSSSLVTLGLTRNLVREIPGRLFYNFENLISIELSGNMLSSISQNTFAGLEDTLLNLDVSFNRLTSMTELPLKNLLSLNLAGNQLKRISPETFKHLPRLQYLNLSSNALYGGFPPIFPSSLIILDISYTGLKILPTVLMLNLESLEKVYLSGNNLQEIDEGTFQHHNNLSVIDLSNNFIERIDNGAFVGLINLYELNLRNNRLTSFIGEYFNTGTGLQILDLSNNRLSQLSPTAFVIHPRLRSLDLSYNDFVHFPSDFIKSLQFLERLDLSRNKLRNVDEFSFSQIGRLYTLNLSGNKIESVEELAFHNSTQLQILDLSNNVLETLSERTMEGLLRLEHLDLQNNKLASLPETIFDQSRIRSVESIDLSGNYFNEIPIRTLQRQSASLFSLKIARNKMTEVFTQDIVNNVKDLDLSENPLSENAIRGILGEAKILRSLNLAQTGIKILTRLETPFLKHLNLSGNDIIDIKPAILERTTMLESFDLSRNKLTDFSNLVNTFKILPTLQSLDISNNDVKAINESSFDGLSTLRSLKIADLPNCTRIEKNAFKHLGKLRSLYAYSYPKLGYFDVQGILKGMPNLETLDIEIKDSSVGNEQLSIRTHPRLRLLTLRGERLRTVLSSSLVGVRVPSLSLGLKNTSVDTIPAALFFPVPRSTVVSLDITGNKFTTLPVQLLAALDERSGFVKLTGLDSNPINCNCETKHLWRWLKGLGNRASNVICMTPDYVSGMLLNNLTEEYLTCDRTTLSRYQTTEMTPSSRSTTAEPEIIWTVQPTTQNNRNKNYNGDHTSSVTVGNVSSTDDTLIIGIVGGVVAFIAIIVIVICICRLKWSTQMNEARMTAVASSIHEASMIRPASAYSGKINHDVYVGSYNGSTLGRGNGVHGSSVPTTPVQMMPYVQPVHVMHPFAPPPQVSQPLYGYYDNPPVPMYVTCPSENKFDR from the exons ATGGTATCTTCAAATTATCCAAGATCTATCGAAATGGATTGCGATCGTGTTATTTTTACTCGTGACACTTTGGACAGTCTCAAGGGACAACCGATTATTTCGATCAGTCAAAGACACTGTGGCTATCAAAGCTTACCAGAAGAACTTGTTGGATCTGGTTTGACCTTGAGAGAGTTGGATCTCTCCGATAATTCCATTTACAGATTAATGGATCGCCAATTGCAATCTCAAAATCAATTACGTGTATTGAGATTAGCCAATAATCTTCTCGGTGATAATTTAAATCCTATTTTTTCGAGCAACGAATTTCATGGTATGGAAGAATTACGAAGACTTGATCTTCGAAAAAATGGACTTCGAAACATTGAGGAAGGAATTTTTAAAGGTTGTATCAATCTCGAAGAACTTTATTTAGATGAGAATAATATGACTAGTGTGCCTACTGCTTCGTTGAAAGGACCAAAAGGTATCAAGATACTCTCGcttattggaaataatattg GTTCCCTTTCAAGAGGAGCCTTTTTGACATTGGGCGAGTCTTTGTTACGTCTGGATCTCAGTAATAATGGATTATCACATATGGAGGATGGTTCACTTTCTGGATTAGAACATTtgcttttcttaaatatatctCGCAATGATCTCACAAGATTTAATAGCGATGTATTTAAAG gagcatacaatttattacaattggATCTTTCTGTGAACTACTTACAAGAATTTCCTACTTATGCTTTGAGACATTTGACGGATTTAAAgtttttgaatatttcaaataatttaattaca gaAATTGAACGTGTCCATTTGTTAGGCCTGACCGAATTACAAGTACTCGATCTAAGTCGAAATAATATTGGTCGACTTGGAATAAATACGTTCTCCAGTCTTTCCTCTCTCACTAGACTTGATTTAAGCTTGAATGCTTTGCGTacg ATAGAGGAGTCATCCTTCGAAGGattagtaaaattaaaatggtTATCGCTACAGGATAACAATATTCTATTAGTACCGGCTACAGCACTAACACGACTACCAGCATTGGCTCATCTTCACGTCGAATTCAATCGTGTAGCAGCATTATCCACAGAATTAATTCGATCTACGTCATCTAGTCTCGTTACGTTAGGATTAACGCGTAACTTGGTGCGAGAAATCCCAGGTCGATTGTTCTACAATTTCGAAAATCTCATTAGCATAGAACTTTCTGGTAACATGCTCTCTAGTATTTCACAAAATACGTTCGCCGGTTTGGAAGATACTTTATTGAATTTAGATGTTTCCTTCAATCGTTTGACCAGTATGACTGAACttcctttaaaaaatttattatctttaaatttgGCCGGTAATCAATTGAAAAGAATATCTCCCGAAACATTCAAACATTTGCCAAGATTACAATATCTTAATCTTAGCAGTAATGCTCTTTATGGAGGATTTCCACCAATATTTCCATCGTCGTTAATTATACTTGATATATCGTATACAGGCTTGAAGATTTTACCAACAGTTTTAATGTTAAATCTGGAATCTTTAGAAAAGGTTTATCTGTCTGGAAATAATTTGCAAGAGATAGACGAGGGTACTTTTCAACATCATAACAATTTATCCGTGATCgatttatctaataattttattgaacgTATTGACAATGGAGCTTTCGTCGGCCTTATCAATCTTTACGAGCTTAATCTACGTAATAACAGATTAACATCTTTCATCGGAGAATATTTCAATACTGGAACAGGCTTACAAATATTGGATTTATCGAATAATCGTCTGAGTCAATTATCACCGACTGCTTTTGTGATTCATCCTAGATTGAGAAGCCTCGATCTATCCTATAACGATTTTGTCCATTTCCCTAGCGATTTTATCAAATCTCTACAATTTTTGGAACGTTTGGATTTGTCGAGGAATAAATTAAGAAACGTCGATGAATTTTCCTTCTCACAAATCGGTCGATTATATACGTTAAATCTTtcaggaaataaaatagagtCTGTTGAAGAACTGGCTTTTCATAATTCTACACAACTTCAAATATTGGATCTATCTAATAACGTCTTGGAAACATTAAGCGAACGTACGATGGAAGGTTTATTACGTCTTGAACATCTTGATCTtcagaataataaattagcTTCGTTACCAGAAACTATATTCGATCAATCCAGAATTCGTTCAGTGGAGAGCATCGATTTATCAGGGAACTACTTCAATGAAATACCGATAAGAACTTTACAGAGACAATCGGCATCGTTGTTCAGTTTAAAGATAGCAAGAAATAAGATGACGGAAGTCTTTACACAAGATATAGTCAACAATGTAAAAGACCTTGATCTTTCAGAGAATCCACTTAGCGAAAATGCTATACGTGGTATATTAGGCGAAGCGAAGATATTAAGATCTTTGAATTTAGCCCAAACtggtataaaaatattgaccAGACTTGAGACACCATTTTTAAAACATCTAAATCTATCTGGAAACGATATAATAGACATCAAACCAGCTATTCTTGAACGTACTACTATGTTGGAAAGTTTTGATTTATCCAGAAACAAATTGACGGATTTTTCGAACTTGGTGAATACGTTTAAAATACTTCCAACTCTTCAAAGTTTGGACATATCTAACAACGACGTGAAAGCTATCAATGAGAGTAGTTTCGATGGATTATCCACGTTGCGTTCACTTAAGATCGCTGATCTTCCTAATTGTactagaatagaaaagaacgcATTCAAACACTTGGGAAAATTACGTTCGTTATATGCCTATAGTTATCCTAAATTAGGTTATTTCGACGTGCAAGGAATATTGAAAGGGATGCCAAACTTAGAAACCTTagatattgaaatcaaagattcgTCTGTGGGAAACGAGCAACTTTCTATAAGAACGCATCCTCGTTTGAGACTATTAACTTTACGAGGAGAGAGATTACGTACCGTACTTTCGAGTTCGTTGGTGGGTGTACGTGTACCTTCATTGTCCCTTGGTCTGAAAAATACATCCGTTGACACGATACCAGCAGCTCTTTTTTTCCCGGTACCACGTTCTACAGTAGTCTCATTGGATATAACTGGAAATAAATTCACTACTTTGCCCGTGCAATTGTTGGCTGCTCTCGATGAAAGAAGTGGTTTTGTAAAACTTACTGGTTTGGATAGTAATCCTATTAATTGTAACTGTGAAACGAAACATCTTTGGAGATGGTTAAAAGGATTAGGCAATAGAGCATCTAATGTTATTTGTATGACTCCTGATTATGTATCAGGAATGTTATTGAATAATCTTACCGAGGAATATCTTACTTGTGATCGGACGACCCTTAGCAGATATCAAACAACAGAAATGACACCTTCCTCGAGATCAACAACGGCTGAACCTGAAATTATATGGACTGTACAACCAACAACtcagaataatagaaataaaaattacaatggaGATCATACCAGCAGTGTTACCGTTGGAAATGTGTCGAGTACAGACGATACTTTAATAATTGGCATAGTTGGTGGTGTCGTCGCTTTTATAGCCATCATCGTTATAGTCATATGTATCTGTCGGCTCAAATGGAGCACCCAAATGAACGAAGCTAGAATGACGGCAGTGGCATCTAGCATTCATGAAGCTTCAATGATAAGACCTGCGAGTGCTTACTCGGGTAAGATCAATCACGATGTTTACGTGGGATCTTATAACGGATCAACGTTAGGTCGTGGTAACGGTGTTCATGGTTCTTCGGTACCTACTACACCGGTACAAATGATGCCCTATGTTCAACCAGTTCATGTTATGCATCCATTTGCACCACCCCCACAGGTATCTCAACCGTTATATGGTTATTACGATAATCCACCGGTACCGATGTATGTCACGTGTCCGTCTGAAAATAAGTttgatagataa